The following is a genomic window from Candidatus Acidiferrales bacterium.
CCGGGTACCAATAGGAGGATTGATTGCCATTCTTGGAAATGCGGGAGAGGACATTTCTGCCTCGGTTCGTGAAACCGGAAGCGTTCCTGACGCCCAGGAATCAGAAAGGCATGAAGCTCAGTCATCTCCTGAAAAGATAACTCCTCTCGCGCAAGTTACCGCACCTTCGCTCTCCAAGACGGAATCTTCAAAAGGCAACGGCCGGTTGAAAGCTTCGCCGCTCGCAAAGAGACTTGCACGTGAGCGCGGGATTGATATCGGAGACGTGAAGGGAAGTGGTACGGGCGGAAGGATTGTCAAGCGTGACGTGGAAGCATCGATGACGTCCAAGCGTCGTGCGGTTGTTTCTTCGGGAGAATTCAAGGATGAGTCGCTATCCATGATGCGCGAGGCCATTGCCAGACGATTGAGCCAGAGCAATATCGAGGCGCCACACTTTTTCCTGACAGTTGAAGTTAAAATGGAGAACGCGATAGCCTTTCGAGAATCTCTGAATAGCTTCAATGAAGAGAGCAAAATCAGCTTCAATGACATTATCGTTAAAGCATGTGCCGCCGCACTTCAGGAACATCCTGAAGTCAATGCGACTTTCATGAAAGACAAAATTAGAATGTTCGGAGACGTCCATATCGGCGTAGCCGTTGCTATTGACGATGGGCTTATTACACCTGTCATACGCGACGTCGATAAGAAAGGGCTCCGGGATATTTCAATTGAGACAAAAGGTCTTGCCGCGAAAGCCAGAGAAAGAAAACTGAAACCGGAAGAATATTCCGGCAGCACTTTCACGGTCAGCAACCTCGGTATGTTCGGAGTCGACGAATTTACCGCGATCATAAACCCTCCGGAGGCTGCAATACTCGCGGTCGGTGCCATCGTCGAAAAACCCGTCGTTGAAGATGGACAGATAAGGATCGGAAAGCGGATGAGGATGACGCTGTCATCCGACCACCGCGTTGTCGACGGCGCACTTGCTGCCCAGTTCATGCAGACGCTGAAGAAAATTTTGGAGAGCCCTGCGGCGCTCGCTTTGTAGAAATAGTTTTTGAAGCTGAATCCAGCCCGGCATTCTGCAAGTATTGGAGGGGATATTTACTGTTGTGAATTGTCAGGGCTTTGTTCTTTTGCAGTCCTTAGTTAAATTTTTTCTACTCACATCGCTTCATGGGCCCTTAGCTCAGTTGGTTAGAGCAGCTGACTCATAATCAGCGGGTCGGGGGTTCAAATCCCTCAGGGCCCACAAAAATAAATCAGTTTCAACTCCTTCAAATAGCTCTGTCCGTTTCCGTTCAAGTTCAAACTGAACGCTTTAATGTACGATCAAGATTACTGAACCGTACCACTGCGTCTGGAGATTGCCGAAAGAATACCTTCCGTGGAAGGTTCAGCTTCACCATCTCCACGACCTACAACATAATACCGCCGCCGCCTTTTGACGTTTGCAATTTTCAGGTCACTCAACTAAAATAACCATGGAGAAAACCTTGCGAAGTATGCTGAGCAATTTTCTAACCCCTACCATTCCACAATTAAGTGGAGACCGACAGCACGGCTCGCAAACGGCAGAGGTTGTTTGTTTCAGGGAGGAATCATGCGAAGAATTCTGAAAGATTTAGTAGCCGTGTTGCTTCTCACGACTATGGCAGTAGCGGCAATCACTTGGTGGACTTCAGCGACAGGAACAAATCGGGTTGACCGAAATTTGAAGGCGGTTGTGACCCTGATCGTGTATGGTGCTGATGGAGGTATCAAATGTCAGGGGAGTGGGTTCTTTGTCAACTCAAAGGGATTACTGGCAACAAACGCTCATGTTGTAAATGACGCCGCGAAAGTAGTCGCTAAACTTCCTTCAGGAGCGTTCTATAACATGAAAGAAATCATGCACGTTGATCGAACCAATGACTTGGCCTTACTTCAATTTGAAGCAAAAGAAACACCTT
Proteins encoded in this region:
- a CDS encoding pyruvate dehydrogenase complex dihydrolipoamide acetyltransferase, yielding MAVRIQMPKLSDTMDTGRIVRWLKKEGEKVVPGDVIAEVETDKANMDMEAYDEGTLLKIVAKEGDRVPIGGLIAILGNAGEDISASVRETGSVPDAQESERHEAQSSPEKITPLAQVTAPSLSKTESSKGNGRLKASPLAKRLARERGIDIGDVKGSGTGGRIVKRDVEASMTSKRRAVVSSGEFKDESLSMMREAIARRLSQSNIEAPHFFLTVEVKMENAIAFRESLNSFNEESKISFNDIIVKACAAALQEHPEVNATFMKDKIRMFGDVHIGVAVAIDDGLITPVIRDVDKKGLRDISIETKGLAAKARERKLKPEEYSGSTFTVSNLGMFGVDEFTAIINPPEAAILAVGAIVEKPVVEDGQIRIGKRMRMTLSSDHRVVDGALAAQFMQTLKKILESPAALAL